From the Patescibacteria group bacterium genome, one window contains:
- a CDS encoding transketolase — MGIKELENLAIQVREEIIKSLVDVGSGHPAGALGITDVLVALYFNVLKHDPKNPFWEDRDRMVVSNGHICPGLYAVMAYAGYFPKEELYSLRNLGSRLQGHPHRESLPGLETTSGPLGSGLSQAIGMALAGKLDNKKYDVFCLCSDGEIQEGNHWEAVMFAAKHKLNNLTMIIDRNNIQIDGFTEQVMPLEPLKEKYEAFNWHVLEIDGHNYQQIIDACNEAKAIFEKPVVIIAHTIPGKGIDFMEFDFEFHGKTPSPGETVEALRELRTLQGKLEED; from the coding sequence ATGGGGATCAAAGAGCTGGAAAATTTGGCGATTCAGGTTAGAGAAGAGATAATCAAATCTTTAGTTGATGTTGGCTCCGGCCATCCGGCCGGCGCTTTGGGCATTACCGATGTTTTAGTGGCGCTTTATTTCAATGTTTTAAAACACGACCCGAAAAATCCTTTTTGGGAAGATAGAGACAGGATGGTGGTTTCTAACGGCCATATCTGTCCGGGATTGTATGCAGTAATGGCTTATGCTGGTTATTTTCCTAAAGAGGAGCTTTATTCTTTAAGAAATCTGGGCTCTCGTTTACAAGGCCATCCGCACCGGGAATCTTTGCCCGGATTAGAAACCACTTCTGGGCCTTTGGGTTCGGGTTTGTCCCAAGCGATTGGCATGGCTTTAGCCGGCAAGTTAGACAATAAAAAATACGATGTTTTCTGTTTATGTTCTGATGGTGAGATTCAAGAGGGTAATCATTGGGAGGCAGTGATGTTTGCCGCCAAGCACAAGCTTAATAACCTAACCATGATTATTGACCGGAATAATATCCAGATTGACGGTTTTACTGAACAGGTTATGCCCCTAGAGCCGTTAAAAGAGAAATACGAAGCGTTTAATTGGCATGTTTTGGAGATTGATGGCCATAATTATCAGCAGATTATTGACGCCTGTAATGAAGCCAAGGCAATTTTTGAGAAACCGGTGGTGATTATTGCCCACACGATTCCGGGCAAAGGAATTGATTTTATGGAGTTTGATTTTGAGTTCCACGGCAAAACGCCGAGCCCGGGCGAAACAGTTGAGGCGCTAAGAGAATTGAGGACTTTACAGGGGAAGTTGGAAGAAGATTAA